Proteins found in one Candidatus Deferrimicrobiaceae bacterium genomic segment:
- the dksA gene encoding RNA polymerase-binding protein DksA yields the protein MDRDILEKCREELQRQMDELQAGAGKTVSDMTTIMEENFPDPTDRALLESNRNFTLRLRDRERKLLAKIKEAMKRIEDGTFGICEGCGGEIGEKRMVARPVTALCIDCKTVAEEEEGR from the coding sequence ATGGATCGCGACATCCTGGAAAAATGCAGGGAAGAGCTCCAGCGCCAGATGGACGAGCTGCAGGCGGGGGCAGGGAAGACGGTTTCCGACATGACCACGATCATGGAGGAGAACTTCCCGGACCCCACCGACCGGGCTCTCCTGGAATCGAACCGGAACTTCACTCTCCGCCTTCGCGACAGGGAACGGAAGCTCCTTGCCAAGATCAAGGAGGCCATGAAGAGGATCGAAGACGGCACGTTCGGTATTTGCGAGGGGTGCGGCGGGGAGATCGGCGAGAAGCGCATGGTCGCGCGGCCGGTCACCGCATTGTGCATCGATTGCAAGACGGTCGCCGAGGAGGAGGAAGGCAGATAA
- the galT gene encoding galactose-1-phosphate uridylyltransferase, producing the protein MTELRKDPIVGRWVIISTERGRRPHEFPQEKVDRHEGFCPLCPGSERMTPPEILVYQKDKPGGEGGWTLRVVPNKFPALRIEGDLGKVGEGIYDKMNGIGAHEVVIETERHDVDFFDLPEDRVADVLRAYRERTLDLKKDERFKSVIIFKNHGLAAGASLVHSHSQLIALPIVPKLVMEEMTGCRDHFRFRDRCLFCDIVVQEMEQKVRVVEESGEFLAYSPYAPRFPFETWIVPKRHQCAYEMIEEEQIRALSAIFRRTLRKLNLALEDPPFNFILHSAAFQAGASEFFHWHIEIMPRLTKVAGFERGSGFYINPIPPEEAAKFLRELPG; encoded by the coding sequence ATGACGGAACTGCGGAAAGACCCCATTGTGGGGCGATGGGTCATCATCTCCACGGAGCGGGGACGTCGGCCCCATGAATTTCCCCAGGAGAAAGTGGACCGGCATGAGGGGTTCTGCCCCCTTTGCCCGGGAAGCGAACGGATGACTCCCCCCGAAATCCTCGTCTACCAGAAGGACAAGCCGGGCGGAGAGGGGGGGTGGACGCTCCGTGTGGTCCCCAACAAGTTTCCGGCCCTCCGGATCGAGGGGGACCTCGGGAAGGTGGGAGAAGGGATCTACGACAAGATGAACGGCATCGGGGCGCACGAGGTCGTGATCGAGACGGAGCGCCACGACGTCGACTTCTTCGATCTCCCGGAAGACAGGGTCGCCGACGTGCTCCGGGCATACCGGGAGCGGACCCTCGACCTGAAGAAAGACGAGAGGTTCAAGTCCGTCATCATCTTCAAGAACCACGGGTTGGCTGCCGGCGCCTCCCTCGTGCACAGCCACTCCCAGCTGATCGCCCTTCCCATCGTCCCGAAGCTGGTGATGGAGGAGATGACCGGCTGCCGGGACCACTTCCGGTTCCGCGACCGGTGCCTGTTCTGCGACATCGTCGTGCAGGAGATGGAGCAGAAGGTCCGCGTCGTCGAGGAGAGCGGGGAGTTCCTCGCGTACTCCCCGTACGCGCCGCGGTTCCCCTTCGAGACCTGGATCGTCCCGAAGCGTCATCAGTGCGCGTACGAAATGATCGAGGAGGAGCAGATCCGAGCGCTGTCGGCCATATTCCGGCGCACGCTCCGCAAGCTCAACCTGGCTCTGGAGGACCCCCCCTTCAACTTCATCCTCCACAGCGCCGCCTTCCAGGCCGGGGCCTCCGAGTTCTTCCATTGGCACATCGAAATCATGCCCAGGCTCACGAAAGTCGCCGGGTTCGAACGGGGCTCCGGGTTCTACATCAACCCGATACCGCCCGAAGAGGCAGCCAAGTTCCTCCGGGAGCTGCCCGGGTAG
- the glgA gene encoding glycogen synthase GlgA — protein sequence MRVLVASSEIVPFAKTGGLADVTGSLPKALRRIGVEADCVLPLYRSVERERFSLRQAAPPVRVPMGHREETGVVMETDAGEGVRGYLVRNERYFDREFLYGTKDGDYVDNCERFAFFCRAIMEWIARTGRSYDIFHCNDWQTALLPAYIKTLYSHEPAFRSSGTVFTVHNLGYQGLFWNHDLPLTGLGWELFTPQGVEFYGKLNVLKAGLVFSDILTTVSDTYSREIQTAEYGHGLEGVLYERRADLYGILNGVDYDDWNPETDPLIAARYSRKDLSGKKVCRRDLLAEFGWTDTADEPVIGVVGRLTAQKGFDLIEQVGDWLATHPVRVVILGTGERKYEESLAAFGRRHPDRISLRFAFDNGLAHKIEAGSDIYLMPSRYEPCGLNQIYSLKYGTVPVVRNTGGLADTVVDADEDAAAGTGFKFTGYDTAELQDALLRAVAAYADKSRWESIVKRGMEKDFSWEAAAKGYRSVYEKALQKRGG from the coding sequence ATGAGAGTGCTCGTCGCATCTTCCGAGATCGTCCCGTTTGCCAAGACGGGAGGGCTGGCCGACGTCACCGGGTCGCTGCCGAAAGCGCTCCGGAGGATCGGCGTGGAGGCCGACTGCGTCCTGCCGCTTTATCGGTCGGTGGAACGGGAACGGTTCTCTCTCCGGCAGGCCGCCCCCCCCGTGCGGGTTCCCATGGGGCACCGGGAGGAGACCGGGGTCGTCATGGAGACGGACGCGGGAGAAGGCGTCCGGGGATACCTGGTGCGCAACGAACGGTATTTCGACCGGGAGTTCCTGTACGGCACGAAGGACGGTGACTACGTCGACAACTGCGAGCGGTTCGCCTTCTTCTGCCGGGCGATCATGGAGTGGATCGCCCGGACGGGCCGCTCCTACGACATCTTCCACTGCAACGACTGGCAGACGGCCCTCCTTCCGGCCTACATCAAGACGCTCTACTCCCACGAGCCGGCATTCCGGTCCTCCGGGACCGTCTTCACGGTCCACAACCTCGGCTACCAGGGGCTGTTCTGGAACCACGACCTCCCGCTCACGGGGCTCGGCTGGGAGTTGTTTACCCCCCAAGGGGTCGAGTTCTACGGCAAGCTCAACGTGCTGAAGGCGGGGCTCGTTTTTTCCGACATCCTCACCACGGTGAGCGACACGTACAGCCGGGAGATCCAGACGGCCGAGTACGGCCATGGACTCGAGGGCGTCCTGTACGAGCGGCGGGCCGACCTGTACGGGATCCTGAACGGCGTCGACTACGACGACTGGAACCCGGAGACGGACCCCCTGATCGCCGCCCGGTATTCCCGGAAGGACCTGTCGGGGAAGAAGGTCTGCCGCCGCGATCTCCTCGCCGAGTTCGGATGGACGGATACCGCGGACGAGCCCGTCATCGGGGTCGTCGGGCGTCTGACCGCGCAGAAGGGGTTCGACCTGATCGAACAGGTCGGGGACTGGCTGGCGACGCACCCCGTGCGGGTCGTCATCCTCGGGACGGGCGAGCGGAAATACGAGGAATCGCTGGCCGCCTTCGGGCGCCGCCATCCGGACAGGATCTCCCTCCGGTTCGCCTTCGACAACGGCCTGGCGCACAAGATCGAGGCCGGTTCCGATATCTATCTCATGCCGTCCCGCTACGAGCCGTGCGGGCTGAACCAGATCTACAGCCTCAAATACGGGACGGTTCCCGTCGTCCGGAACACGGGGGGCCTTGCCGACACCGTGGTGGACGCCGACGAGGATGCCGCCGCAGGAACGGGCTTCAAGTTCACCGGGTACGACACGGCGGAACTGCAGGACGCCTTGTTGCGGGCCGTGGCCGCCTACGCGGACAAGTCCCGGTGGGAGTCGATCGTGAAGCGGGGGATGGAGAAGGATTTCTCCTGGGAGGCCGCCGCCAAGGGGTATCGGTCGGTGTACGAGAAGGCGCTGCAGAAAAGGGGCGGTTAG